One Hugenholtzia roseola DSM 9546 genomic region harbors:
- a CDS encoding helix-turn-helix domain-containing protein — translation MIQSIFLIYLLSMNTEQILAKLRQIRKEKGVSQEDIAEQIGVSRPTYLAMENGKQEFSLQRLEKVVKFLNIDIYDLIDKKDEKLNQIAKAISEIKAKIEEIEKKIS, via the coding sequence ATGATACAATCCATATTCTTAATATATTTGCTTTCTATGAATACAGAACAGATATTGGCTAAATTGCGACAAATTCGCAAAGAAAAAGGCGTAAGCCAAGAAGATATAGCCGAACAGATAGGAGTTTCCAGACCTACTTATTTGGCTATGGAAAATGGAAAGCAAGAATTTTCCCTGCAAAGGTTAGAAAAGGTAGTTAAATTTCTGAATATTGATATTTACGATTTGATAGATAAAAAAGATGAAAAATTAAACCAAATTGCAAAGGCAATATCAGAGATTAAAGCTAAAATCGAGGAAATAGAAAAAAAGATAAGTTAG